From Parcubacteria group bacterium, a single genomic window includes:
- the rpsO gene encoding 30S ribosomal protein S15, giving the protein MLKTKEKSKIIEKHKIHPTDTGSTDVQIAILSEEIERLAKHLKKHAKDNHSRRGLLGMVSQRKQLLSYLQKTNEKRYNTLVKKVGLKK; this is encoded by the coding sequence ATGCTAAAAACCAAGGAAAAGTCAAAAATTATTGAGAAACATAAGATTCATCCGACCGATACCGGTTCGACTGATGTCCAGATTGCCATTTTAAGCGAAGAAATCGAAAGATTGGCAAAACACCTCAAAAAACACGCCAAAGACAACCACTCGCGGCGCGGGCTTTTGGGAATGGTTTCCCAAAGAAAACAGCTTTTGAGCTACCTGCAGAAAACCAACGAAAAAAGATATAACACTTTGGTTAAAAAGGTGGGATTAAAAAAGTAA
- a CDS encoding NYN domain-containing protein, with the protein MPIIKHKDQRVAILIDVQNLYHSAKNIYNGRVNFSKVLEAALAGRKLVRALAYVIKTETGEESAFFEALTKMGIETKIKDLQIFPGGMKKGDWDVGMAVDAIRLSEFTIDSIVLGTGDGDFVPLVDYLRGRGRQVEVIAFGRSTSAKLREAADDFIDMSADPRKFTIPIKKSKRKPMKK; encoded by the coding sequence ATGCCAATAATAAAACATAAAGACCAGCGTGTCGCGATTTTAATAGATGTCCAAAACCTTTACCACTCGGCAAAAAACATTTACAATGGCCGGGTAAATTTTTCCAAAGTTCTGGAAGCAGCTTTGGCGGGCCGAAAGTTGGTTCGCGCCTTGGCTTACGTGATAAAAACCGAAACTGGGGAAGAATCGGCGTTTTTTGAAGCATTAACCAAAATGGGGATTGAAACAAAGATAAAAGATCTTCAAATTTTCCCCGGCGGCATGAAAAAAGGCGACTGGGATGTGGGAATGGCGGTAGACGCGATTCGACTTAGCGAATTCACGATAGATTCAATAGTACTTGGTACCGGCGATGGCGACTTTGTCCCGCTGGTTGACTATCTAAGAGGAAGGGGCCGTCAAGTGGAGGTTATTGCTTTTGGCAGATCTACTTCGGCAAAGCTAAGAGAGGCGGCGGATGATTTTATCGACATGTCGGCCGACCCAAGAAAGTTCACAATCCCAATAAAGAAATCCAAACGGAAACCAATGAAAAAATAA
- a CDS encoding polyribonucleotide nucleotidyltransferase — MQEVKKYSLDFAPPSAGRAGQTLKIEIGKLASQANGAVTAQLGDTVVLATCVMSKNQKIGVNYMPLTVDYEEKFYARGKILGSRFMRREGRPSDEAILNGRLIDRALRPLFDTSIRNEIQIVTTVLSVDDKNDPDIVAMIASSIALAISDIPWNGPIAAVRIGRADSKWILNPSFEERRSGITDLVVSVSPDLKINMIEAGGSEIKEEELLEGFKFAEETLKNIVEFIKKIAGDFNTPKATAVLEATDSELEEKANEFLNEDNALESALNEKKKTQLWMNLDVLKEKLTAYINTIDESKVKMAENFFEKAVDKMVHKNILEKELRPDGRSLDELRDLSSEISFLPRTHGSGLFQRGETQVLSVLTLGAPSDELIIEGMVISTKKHFVHQYNFPPFSVGEIGRMGGPKRRDIGHGALAEKALQMMVPEKEEFPYAIRIVSEVLSSNGSSSMASTCASTLALMDAGVPLKKPVAGIAMGLMSDGKNVHKILTDIQGPEDHYGDMDFKVAGTRDGVTALQMDVKIDGVDIETLEKALAQAKKARLQILDHMAKTIAEPKKELSPLAPRIITMQVHVDKIREVIGPGGKVINDIIAKTGATVDIEDSGLIFITAENEESGLKAKQMVEDIVKEYKIGDIVTGKVIQILDFGAIVEIGRGKDGMIHISELAPRRVEKVTDIVNIGDEVTVKIKRVEGGKISLSLKDVS, encoded by the coding sequence ATGCAGGAAGTAAAAAAATATTCTCTGGATTTTGCCCCGCCATCAGCGGGACGAGCCGGCCAGACGCTAAAAATTGAAATAGGCAAACTGGCAAGTCAAGCTAATGGCGCCGTAACCGCACAACTCGGTGATACGGTAGTTTTGGCAACGTGCGTAATGTCAAAAAATCAGAAAATCGGAGTGAATTATATGCCGCTCACGGTTGATTATGAAGAAAAGTTTTATGCCCGCGGCAAAATTTTGGGCTCAAGATTTATGAGGCGGGAAGGCCGGCCTTCGGATGAAGCCATTCTAAACGGCCGTTTGATTGACCGGGCCCTGCGTCCGCTTTTTGATACAAGTATTCGCAATGAAATTCAAATTGTCACCACGGTTCTTTCGGTAGACGATAAAAATGACCCGGATATCGTTGCCATGATCGCTTCCTCGATAGCTCTTGCGATTTCTGACATCCCGTGGAACGGGCCTATCGCGGCTGTAAGAATTGGTCGCGCCGATTCAAAATGGATCTTGAATCCGAGTTTTGAAGAACGCCGATCGGGCATTACCGATTTAGTTGTTTCGGTCTCTCCGGACTTAAAAATAAATATGATCGAGGCCGGCGGATCTGAAATAAAAGAAGAAGAACTTTTGGAAGGATTCAAATTCGCCGAAGAAACTCTTAAAAATATCGTTGAGTTTATCAAAAAGATCGCCGGTGATTTTAATACACCAAAAGCGACGGCTGTTCTTGAGGCTACCGATAGCGAACTAGAAGAAAAAGCAAATGAATTTTTAAATGAAGACAACGCTCTTGAGAGCGCTCTTAACGAAAAGAAAAAAACGCAGTTGTGGATGAATTTAGACGTTTTAAAAGAAAAATTGACGGCTTATATCAATACCATTGATGAATCAAAAGTAAAAATGGCAGAAAACTTTTTTGAAAAGGCAGTTGATAAAATGGTTCATAAAAATATTTTGGAAAAAGAATTGAGGCCAGACGGGAGATCTCTCGACGAATTGAGAGATTTAAGTTCTGAAATATCGTTTCTTCCCCGCACCCACGGTAGCGGCCTATTTCAGAGAGGCGAAACCCAAGTTTTGTCGGTTTTGACTTTGGGCGCTCCTTCCGATGAACTTATTATTGAGGGAATGGTAATAAGCACTAAAAAACACTTTGTCCACCAATATAACTTTCCGCCTTTTTCGGTCGGAGAAATTGGCCGGATGGGCGGGCCGAAAAGAAGAGATATAGGCCATGGCGCTTTAGCCGAAAAAGCGCTTCAAATGATGGTGCCTGAAAAAGAAGAATTTCCTTATGCCATAAGAATCGTCTCCGAAGTTTTATCGTCCAACGGTTCTTCATCTATGGCATCAACTTGCGCCTCAACATTGGCGCTTATGGATGCCGGCGTGCCTCTTAAAAAACCGGTGGCCGGCATCGCCATGGGTTTGATGAGCGACGGGAAAAACGTTCATAAAATTTTAACCGACATTCAAGGCCCGGAAGACCACTATGGCGACATGGATTTTAAAGTGGCCGGCACGCGCGACGGTGTTACCGCCCTGCAAATGGATGTAAAAATTGATGGAGTGGATATAGAAACACTCGAAAAAGCCCTGGCGCAGGCAAAAAAAGCGCGGCTCCAAATTTTGGATCATATGGCAAAAACCATCGCCGAGCCAAAAAAAGAATTATCGCCACTCGCGCCAAGAATTATTACCATGCAAGTTCATGTTGACAAAATTAGAGAGGTTATCGGCCCGGGCGGCAAAGTGATTAACGATATCATCGCCAAAACCGGCGCCACGGTTGACATTGAAGATTCCGGCTTAATTTTCATAACCGCCGAAAATGAAGAAAGCGGGCTCAAAGCCAAACAAATGGTTGAAGATATCGTTAAAGAGTACAAAATCGGCGATATCGTCACCGGTAAAGTAATTCAAATTCTTGATTTTGGCGCCATTGTTGAAATTGGCCGCGGAAAAGACGGAATGATACACATTTCGGAGCTCGCTCCGCGCCGAGTAGAAAAAGTCACCGACATCGTAAACATCGGCGACGAAGTAACAGTGAAAATAAAGAGGGTTGAAGGCGGAAAAATCAGTTTGTCGTTAAAAGACGTGAGTTAA